From Glycine max cultivar Williams 82 chromosome 11, Glycine_max_v4.0, whole genome shotgun sequence, the proteins below share one genomic window:
- the LOC121173043 gene encoding uncharacterized protein: MSQGQAVPFAGKWHRFTVRNDGEKVVPEPQGDAEHTEIWESEVMIPFAVERTVYAFGGPLPDQESLSSSMNKVFPCYPTCEPRIFDSEPYNFNCLSKPHKLFRSAPSIAHRDYIPWLDRVEQAYEDFWKTYGIFDLIQFSRFGPEYRPEMLIAAMHFFESSTNTFQFKCGMMTPTLLDVAALTGLRPSGETYDPTKSSDNIKLVYKENTFSKYIAEHKGSVEEEVSDEEHVAFLTLWLSHYVFCTKSLQVAKRFIPMAIQIHEGQNFGFGRLLLAVLYESLGEACDDLKKSKDGSSFLVSGPMWLLQLWLNATFEQEMGLIIPQDYAEEVANRSIEGQRALRLTPKTFDQNPQKLFLKYMKIFLSFDKFLPQHAPFISREVGPAWFTDDFPAVDPDNEEEVNEIWSFYLNPQILSCRTGVQSNYLGLVGYQPNLVSRQFGLSQIRPKSLFEDPRDVIRGANLSEKTFKKFLKISLDENYNLHPFEFNHSHFCTMGFVTWWEKYYSGRSVGDTTIMISRLESGFTQPTVENIRSNLQARGKTIMTKKIVETSRADVRPKKPTGVKIQEWKQEEKSQKKDDSTETTTTSKRSKRVVIEFDEEKDEEEERPLVRKRKSPETSTKSAVQTEAGDSQAQMPKKKKKVKQIEPEPSVTVEGGEPIRKKKKKTKSSKEQGENQPVDVQPPSTDVGGAETETTPSIAEMGNLVEQPDLPQEHPTVEVQQNVSVEEIPSCARTSPAPETDAVNVEEQGEGQGIGPSSPQGSSQRSSSEEHFPDEEAIQEAEAGGSDIFPVSSTSKLSASIGIAEDTFIQMQDEDPAAALRLLLNTSQANTSSEKNPGASSSSDADITSTVRQDCLLLKLSMEYARADVLKSIEENPSAAFGHLNFLKKLHNPLTSDEILGKVIQIESIIDQFANTVQKKRENGARLDAQKQAHILLLEKARAAQREVERLTKEAKEGSSEIKACDDNISSWEATITNLLSQVDDLRQKIVTEQAKRKELQEKAADSIQKLVAEKGREGLKAFSASQAVADEARAMESADQVLSKEMATLKKLYEDLIMT; this comes from the exons ATGTCGCAAGGCCAAGCAGTTCCGTTTGCTGGGAAATGGCACCGTTTCACAGTCAGGAACGACGGAGAGAAGGTGGTTCCAGAACCACAAGGTGACGCCGAACACACAGAAATCTGGGAATCGGAGGTGATGATCCCTTTCGCAGTGGAAAGGACAGTTTACGCTTTCGGTGGACCTCTGCCAGACCAAGAGTCACTCTCGAGTTCAATGAACAAGGTATTCCCCTGCTACCCAACTTGCGAACCTAGGATTTTTGATAGTGAGCCTTACAACTTCAATTGTTTAAGCAAACCCCACAAACTCTTTCGATCCGCCCCGTCAATAGCCCATAGGGATTACATACCTTGGCTTGATCGAGTCGAACAAGCGTATGAGGATTTCTGGAAGACATATGGCATATTTGACTTAATACAATTCTCTCGATTTGGTCCTGAATATCGGCCAGAAATGCTGATAGCAGCTATGCATTTTTTCGAGTCTTCTACCAACACCTTTCAATTTAAATGTGGAATGATGACCCCTACTCTCTTAGATGTAGCTGCCCTcacaggccttaggcctagcggAGAAACGTATGATCCCACTAAATCTAGTGATAATATCAAGCTAGTATATAAGGAGAACACCTTTTCCAAATATATAGCTGAACACAAAGGATCGGTCGAAGAGGAAGTCTCTGATGAAGAGCATGTAGCCTTCTTGACCCTATGGCTATCTCACTACGTCTTTTGCACAAAATCCTTGCAAGTAGCCAAAAGATTTATTCCAATGGCAATACAAATTCATGAAGGTCAGAACTTTGGATTTGGACGCCTCTTGTTAGCAGTGCTATATGAATCGCTTGGAGAGGCATGTGATGACCTGAAGAAATCGAAGGATGGGTCTTCCTTCTTAGTATCTGGACCTATGTGGCTTCTCCAGTTGTGGCTTAATGCCACTTTCGAACAAGAAATGGGATTAATAATCCCACAAGATTATGCTGAAGAAGTTGCCAATCGCTCGATCGAAGGCCAGAGAGCACTTCGATTAACACCCAAAACCTTCGATCAAAACCCACAAAAGCTGTTCCTCAAGTACATGAAGATTTTTCTGAGTTTTGACAAGTTTCTTCCCCAACATGCTCCATTCATTAGTCGAGAGGTCGGCCCGGCCTGGTTCACTGACGATTTTCCTGCTGTCGATCCGGACAATGAAGAAGAAGTGAATGAAATATGGTCATTTTATTTGAATCCACAGATCCTGTCCTGTCGTACAGGTGTTCAATCGAACTATTTAGGCCTGGTTGGATACCAGCCTAATTTGGTTTCAAGACAATTTGGCCTCTCACAGATCCGTCCCAAAAGCTTGTTCGAAGATCCTAGAGACGTCATAAGAGGGGCCAATCTTTCAGAAAAGACTTTCAAGAAATTTTTGAAGATTTCTCTTGATGAAAATTATAACCTGCATCCTTTTGAGTTCAACCATTCCCACTTCTGCACCATGGGATTTGTTACCTGGTGGGAGAAATATTATTCGGGCCGTTCGGTTGGAGACACAACTATCATGATCTCCAGACTTGAGAGTGGTTTTACCCAACCAACGGTCGAAAATATCCGCTCAAACCTTCAAGCTCGAG GCAAAACAATCATGACAAAGAAAATTGTTGAAACGTCTCGAGCTGATGTGAGACCCAAGAAACCCACTGGGGTGAAGATCCAAGAATGGAAACAAGAAGAGAAG agTCAAAAGAAAGATGATAGCACCGAGACTACCACGACCTCAAAACGCTCGAAGCGTGTAGTCATCGAATTCGACGAAGAAAAAGAT gaagaagaggaaagacCTCTTGTAAGAAAGAGAAAATCACCTGAGACTTCGACCAAATCTGCTGTCCAAACAGAGGCAGGCGATTCCCAGGCTCAAATgcctaagaagaaaaagaaagtgaagcAGATCGAGCCTGAACCTTCTGTGACGGTCGAGGGTGGTGAGCCAAtcaggaagaaaaagaagaagacaaagtcTTCAAAAGAACAAGGTGAGAATCAACCTGTTGACGTCCAACCACCTTCGACTGATGTTGGTGGCGCTGAAACAGAAACTACTCCCTCTATTGCTGAGATGGGCAACCTTGTCGAACAACCGGACTTACCACAAGAACACCCTACCGTCGAG GTACAACAAAATGTTTCTGTAGAAGAAATACCCTCATGTGCTCGAACCTCTCCTGCTCCTGAGACGGATGCAGTGAATGTTGAGGAACAGGGTGAAGGTCAAGGTATTGGACCCAGCAGTCCTCAGGGATCGAGTCAGAGAAGTTCATCTGAAGAACACTTTCCCGATGAAGAGGCCATACAAGAGGCTGAAGCTGGAGGTTCAGACATTTTCCCAGTGTCTTCGACATCTAAGCTTTCCGCTAGCATAGGGATCGCAGAGGATACATTCATTCAAATGCAAGACGAAGACCCTGCTGCAGCCCTTCGACTCCTGCTGAACACCAGTCAAGCCAACACCTCAAGTGAAAAGAATCCTGGTGCTTCGTCCTCATCTGATGCTGATATAACCTCTACAGTACGCCAAGATTGCCTGCTTTTGAAGTTATCAATGGAATACGCACGGGCAGACGTACTTAAATCCATTGAAGAGAACCCTTCTGCTGCTTTTGGGCACCTAaactttttgaagaaattgcataACCCCCTTACTTCTGATGAAATTCTGGGCAAAGTTATACAAATCGAGTCCATTATCGATCAATTTGCAAATACTGTGCAGAAAAAACGCGAAAATGGCGCCAGACTCGATGCCCAGAAACAGGCACATATCCTTCTGCTCGAGAAAGCCCGAGCGGCTCAACGTGAAGTCGAGCGTCTCACCAAAGAGGCGAAAGAAGGATCTTCTGAGATCAAAGCCTGTGATGATAATATCTCCTCCTGGGAGGCAACTATTACAAATTTGCTGTCTCAGGTCGATGATCTAAGGCAGAAAATTGTAACAGAGCAGGCTAAACGCAAAGAACTCCAGGAGAAGGCCGCTGATTCGATTCAGAAGCTGGTTGCCGAAAAAGGGAGGGAAGGCCTGAAGGCCTTTAGTGCATCTCAAGCGGTAGCAGATGAGGCGAGAGCTATGGAGAGTGCTGACCAGGTTTTAAGCAAAGAGATGGCCACCTTGAAGAAGCTATATGAGGATTTGATCATGACTTag